AGATGATCTTTGGTGTACCTGGCCTGAAAGTGCATTGTAAGGCTTGTTGTATTACTAGGGTAAGAAACGGTAAAACCACTCGCTACGGTTTTATTTCTACGGGCAATTTTAATGAATCTACCGCCCGCATCTATACCGACTACACGCTTTTTACCACTAATAAGAAGATCTTAAAAGAGGTGGAGAAAGTCTTTGACTTTTTCAAGGTCAATTATAAAATTTATAAATACAAGCATTTATTAGTTTCTCCTCACAGTCTCAGAGCCGGAATTGAGAAGTTGGTCAATCGTGAGATCGCTTTCGCGAAAGCGGGAAAAAAAGCACACATTAGAATAAAATTGAACAGCTTCTCAGATTTCAAGATGGTGGACCTGTTTTATAAAGCCTCCCAAGCCGGAGTCAAAATAGAGCTGATTGTGAGAGGAATATGTTGTTTGATCCCTGGAGTGAAGGGCATGAGTGAAAATATAAAGGTAATCAGTATCGTAGACCGCTATCTAGAACATCCCAGAGTCTATTATTTCCATAACGATGGCGATAGTGATGTGTTTATTTCTAGTGCTGATTTGATGGGTCGCAACCTGGATATGCGTGTAGAAATTGCTTGTCCTATCTATGATGACAAAATCAAACAAGAGATTATTGAAACCATGGATATATGCTGGAGAGATAATGTCAAAGCGCGTATAATTGATCAGGAACAGACTAATGCTTATGTGCAAAATGCTCAGGAACCTGTGCGGTCACAATACGCTACTTATGAATATTATCAGCAAAAAAACAGACTGAATGAAGTTTAGAAGTGCAAAATATGGTGCCATTGATATCGGGTCTAATGCCATAAGGCTACTTATTGCTACGGTAAACATTTTAGGAGATGAGCAACCGCTTTTCAAAAAAACAAGCCTGGTACGAGTTCCCATAAGACTGGGTCAAGATGTGTTTACCAAAGGAAAAATAGGCAAGCGCAACCTTAAGCGTATGATTGATTCCATGCAATCGTATAAATTGTTGATGAACGTTCACGGCGTGGAAAGTTACCGTGCATATGCCACAAGTGCTATGCGTGAAGCCGATAACGGCCATGAAATTGCTGCAGAAATTCTGGAGAAAACCGGGATCAACATTGAGATCATAGAAGGTACACATGAAGCTGCCATTATCGCCATGACAGACCTTCATGCATTTATCGATAAAAATAAAGTCTACCTGTATGTGGATGTGGGTGGTGGTAGTACAGAGTTTACCTTATTTG
This genomic interval from Nonlabens spongiae contains the following:
- a CDS encoding Ppx/GppA phosphatase family protein, yielding MKFRSAKYGAIDIGSNAIRLLIATVNILGDEQPLFKKTSLVRVPIRLGQDVFTKGKIGKRNLKRMIDSMQSYKLLMNVHGVESYRAYATSAMREADNGHEIAAEILEKTGINIEIIEGTHEAAIIAMTDLHAFIDKNKVYLYVDVGGGSTEFTLFAYGKEVASKSFKIGTVRLLNDMVGRELWEEAEDWIKDITTFYDGIDLIGSGGNINNIFKASGKRYGKPLSYFYLSSYYQELQTYSYEERIYKLGQNQDRADVIIPACRIYLNAMKWSKAKNIYVPKIGLSDGIIKSIYNAEMGE